Genomic segment of Candidatus Hydrogenedentota bacterium:
GGTTGGCCTGCTCGATGTAATCTTTCACGGGGATGCCGCAATAGGCGCCGTCGGCGTTTCCGCCATCCAGCGGACGACGACCGATGGGATGAAAGCGCGTGCGCCAGGCGATATCTTTCGCATCGGCCTCGCTCATGACATGGGGCACCATGATCGCGGCGGCATCCATCTCGAAGGGACGGATCAGATCGCTGTAACTGCCGCGCTCCACGCGCACAATGGCATCGCAGTCATAGATCTTCGCGGCGCGAATCTGGGCCTCCACATCGTGAATGCTGTTGGGAACGTGCTCGAGATCAAGCCACACGGCGTCGGCGCCGCACTGGCCCGCGATTTCGGCCGCGCGCGCATCGGCCAGGTTGAGCTTTACGCTGTAGGCGATCTGGCCCGCGCGAAGTTTGCGCAATACGCGGCTGGGCCGCATTTTCAGTGGGGTCATTCGGGGTTCCTCTGGTGACTTTCTATTCGTATTCGCGCCGGGGGCAACGGCAGGTTGTTTCACTGCCGGATTCGACCGATAGGACGGATAGGACCGATTGTGTATTATCAATCCGTCGTATCGGTCCTATTCCTTCAGGCCCACCACCTCGCCGCCCCGCTCACGACTCTCGATACCAGCGATGATGATTTTCATGAGCTCAGTCGTCTCGCTGAAGGGCACGGGACTCTCTCCCGTCCGGAGGTAGCTTACAAAGCCTTCCAATTGGGTTTTGAAGGCGAAGAACGTGTCTTCAAACTTTGCGTTGATGGCTCCCTTCGTGCCATAGGCGTTTACGTGACCGAAGGCACCGTAGAGGTCGTTGATGACATTGAGCAGGACCGAAACGCCGCTCTCGTGTTGCAGGTGCATGAAGTTTACGTTGTCATCGCCTCTATGCGACACGGAGGTATAGCCACCGGGTGCGAGCATGGGGTATACCGCTTCCAACGCGTGGATGCCGTAGCGTTCCCAGGACTTGGCCATGGTGACGGTGATCAGCCGCGGCTCGCCGGTCTCGGAAAGACGCGAGTCCAGCGCGCGAAACTCTTTGCTGTAGCGCAGGGCGCTGGTGGACATGAATGCCTTGCCCGCCTCGTGCCACGCTATAAACTGCCGCAAGCCCTCGGCATTGTCGGTCATGGGCTTGTCGATAAAGATGGGCAACCCCGCTTCGATAAACGGACGGCAGCGGCCCACATGCTCGTGGCCGATGTCCGTGGCGACAACGACGGCATCGACCGCACCGATGACGTCCTCAGGCCGAGCCACCACTTCGGGAATGCACGAAGCCTTGCTGACCTTGATGCTGTCCTCCGGGTTGTCGCACCACACATGGGTAACCTGCACGCCGGGGATCCCCAGATTCTCCTTCGGCTGAGCGCCGAGGTACTGGGGAATCACGGGATACCCGCACTCCGCCATGATCTCGGCATCGTAGCGCCCGTTGATGATGGCCGACCAACTGTAAGGGTGGCCATTGCCTTCCACCATGCCGAGCATGGCGAGGCGAATATTGTTGGGATCCGAAACTAGAGCCATGTGAAACTCCCGGGCTTCAACGCGTGGTACTTCTCACAACGCGAGTGCATACTTGCTCCGCAAATTTTCATCCACGGCGCAGTGAGCGCCTTTGAAAACCATCAGCAGCCCGCGACGGGCGAAGTCGCTGGTGTTGGGCGCGCTGAAGTGGATTGTGTTGCTGTGGTGGACAAGGGTATCTCCGGCATTCAAGAGGCCCGCCCAGGCATCGGCCTTATCGACTTCCTCGGCCAGTCCCATGGAGTTGCCCGCCACGCCGGATGTCTTGTGGGGCCGCGCGCCATCGAGCTGCGTGCCCAACAGATATGACACGGGACCATTGGCCTCGGTCACCGCATCCACCGCGATCCAGACCGTGAGGGCATCGGGCGGCGTGAGGCA
This window contains:
- a CDS encoding aldolase produces the protein MTPLKMRPSRVLRKLRAGQIAYSVKLNLADARAAEIAGQCGADAVWLDLEHVPNSIHDVEAQIRAAKIYDCDAIVRVERGSYSDLIRPFEMDAAAIMVPHVMSEADAKDIAWRTRFHPIGRRPLDGGNADGAYCGIPVKDYIEQANRERMVIVQIEDPEAMEEIDGISAVEGIDMIFFGPGDYSHAIGDAGNLNHPLVQEGYKRVADAALKHGKFAGTVGPASMLQSFVDMGYRYFNPAADVTSLRQGFLDAGAIAAGLRLN
- a CDS encoding Gfo/Idh/MocA family oxidoreductase translates to MALVSDPNNIRLAMLGMVEGNGHPYSWSAIINGRYDAEIMAECGYPVIPQYLGAQPKENLGIPGVQVTHVWCDNPEDSIKVSKASCIPEVVARPEDVIGAVDAVVVATDIGHEHVGRCRPFIEAGLPIFIDKPMTDNAEGLRQFIAWHEAGKAFMSTSALRYSKEFRALDSRLSETGEPRLITVTMAKSWERYGIHALEAVYPMLAPGGYTSVSHRGDDNVNFMHLQHESGVSVLLNVINDLYGAFGHVNAYGTKGAINAKFEDTFFAFKTQLEGFVSYLRTGESPVPFSETTELMKIIIAGIESRERGGEVVGLKE